The nucleotide sequence CTCGGTGCCGCGCTCGCTGCTGGCGCAGCCGGCTCGCTGCGCTCCGCCTTGCGCTCAATCTGCTCGATCGTCTCCAGATCCAGGCGACCGCTGGCGGTGTCCAGACGACGCTTCATGCGCAGATCGCCAAAAACCTCGATCACAAACTCGGCGCTCAGCGCTTTGGCCCGGCGCAGCTGCCCGGCCACAAGCTGCGGGCCGGCCGGCCCCAGCGCGTTGAACACCGCGTCCAGACGCAGCACCACCTCGTCGCCCAGCGTGGAGACATTGCCGTTGAGGCTCACCAACTCAAAATACCCCTCTCCCTCCACGACTTTGACGTACTCGCCACGGCGCGGGTCGAAGGCTGCAAGCTCGATCTCGGAGAACTGCCCGACGGCGCGCAGGTCGGCGGCTGCCACCCCATTACTCCTGCAAATCCGCGTGAGCTCCGTCACCAGCTCCTCGCCCTCATCCACTCGCCCCACCAGCTTTTGCTGGCTCGTTGAAACTCGAAAAATCACGTTCATCCTCAGGTGCTAAGTTG is from Lujinxingia sediminis and encodes:
- a CDS encoding PPC domain-containing DNA-binding protein is translated as MNVIFRVSTSQQKLVGRVDEGEELVTELTRICRSNGVAAADLRAVGQFSEIELAAFDPRRGEYVKVVEGEGYFELVSLNGNVSTLGDEVVLRLDAVFNALGPAGPQLVAGQLRRAKALSAEFVIEVFGDLRMKRRLDTASGRLDLETIEQIERKAERSEPAAPAASAAPSAPATSAPAASTDGAPGLSWADAIAEADSTETRREQARKGRPAPKKPAKAVSFDDEPEGPWLKAGDILDHPKLGRCRVMKVEDEDYCHIRLPRGKIRKMMMEVLDIRFVGEEDGRNVFEARVRR